The following are encoded together in the Campylobacter devanensis genome:
- a CDS encoding AAA family ATPase — protein sequence MKMEYNSTQSVEQNIHDIISKFGLEATSEMINNTKDEWIIPNFLAPQTITMIYASAGAGKSLFTLYLTKFLLQENKFSQIHYLDADNSPRVLKDRNLNQILDSFKDSFHYYFIDKPKNGDILTNLSKSNDLDGVLIIIDSIRNFINVDFTKDDKITSFLDKLQKLRNLGATIIFLHHQPKQIDDENNKAYKGSIAFMDSVDEGYYLSLIKEHSILGLNELFFTLEPQKFRFDMAISNFIINTDNFGFKKDDNLLFASNDIARYTAEYVIKILQKHANGLPKSKLIKELKDLAFRDDVEVYRKNSLWRFMDKFKNRLWTITREAKHNTIRYKLINSQF from the coding sequence ATGAAAATGGAATATAATTCCACGCAAAGCGTGGAACAAAACATACACGATATTATATCTAAATTTGGCTTAGAGGCTACTTCTGAAATGATAAATAATACAAAAGATGAGTGGATAATACCAAATTTCTTAGCCCCACAAACTATAACAATGATTTACGCTTCAGCTGGTGCTGGTAAAAGCTTATTTACGCTTTATTTGACTAAATTTTTACTACAAGAGAATAAATTTAGCCAAATCCACTACCTAGATGCAGACAATAGCCCACGAGTGTTAAAAGACCGCAATCTAAATCAAATTCTAGATAGTTTTAAAGATAGCTTTCACTACTACTTTATAGATAAACCAAAAAACGGCGATATTCTAACTAATCTCTCAAAGTCAAACGACTTAGATGGCGTGCTAATTATCATTGATAGTATAAGAAATTTTATCAATGTTGATTTTACCAAAGATGATAAGATAACTAGCTTTTTAGATAAATTACAAAAGTTAAGAAATTTAGGTGCTACAATAATCTTTTTACACCATCAGCCAAAGCAAATTGATGATGAGAATAATAAAGCTTATAAAGGTTCAATAGCCTTTATGGATAGTGTAGATGAAGGTTATTATCTCTCTTTGATTAAAGAGCATAGTATTCTTGGATTAAATGAGTTATTTTTTACTCTTGAGCCACAGAAGTTTAGATTTGATATGGCTATATCAAATTTTATAATCAACACTGATAACTTTGGCTTTAAAAAAGATGATAACTTACTTTTTGCTAGTAATGATATAGCTCGATATACAGCGGAATATGTGATTAAAATTTTGCAAAAACATGCAAATGGATTGCCAAAAAGCAAATTAATCAAAGAGCTAAAAGATTTAGCCTTTAGAGATGATGTCGAAGTGTATCGCAAGAATTCCTTATGGAGATTTATGGATAAATTTAAAAATCGCCTTTGGACTATCACTAGAGAAGCTAAGCATAATACGATAAGATATAAGTTGATAAACTCCCAGTTTTAG